In a single window of the Eshraghiella crossota genome:
- the trpD gene encoding anthranilate phosphoribosyltransferase has protein sequence MINEAIIKLINKENLTEDMAKKVMDEIMSGETDPVLISSYLTALTMKGETVEEITASAKGMRAAGTHLLTDKETFEIVGTGGDGSNSFNISTTASFIIAAAGVPVTKHGNRAASSKSGAADCLEALGVNILADEKVSKKCLDEADICFLHAQKYHSAMKYVAPIRKKLGFRTVFNILGPLTNPANASMQLMGVFSEKFVESLAHVLYNLGVKRAMVVYGEDGMDEISASAPTKVCEVMDGEFKSYEITPEQFSLTRCTKEELTGGTGEENAEISKAVLNGEKSGRRTAVVINAGAALYVAGKAESIKSGIRLAEELIDNGAAMRKLEQFVKLSNGEA, from the coding sequence ATGATAAATGAAGCAATAATCAAACTTATAAATAAAGAAAATCTTACAGAAGATATGGCAAAAAAAGTAATGGATGAAATTATGTCGGGGGAAACAGATCCCGTATTAATAAGCTCTTACCTTACGGCACTTACAATGAAAGGGGAGACTGTTGAAGAGATAACCGCATCGGCCAAGGGAATGAGAGCAGCAGGAACACACCTTTTAACAGACAAAGAAACCTTTGAAATTGTAGGCACAGGCGGAGACGGTTCCAACTCTTTCAATATTTCTACAACAGCATCTTTTATAATTGCTGCGGCAGGAGTACCGGTAACCAAACACGGCAACAGGGCAGCTTCAAGCAAATCCGGTGCTGCGGATTGCCTTGAGGCACTTGGCGTCAATATTCTTGCAGATGAAAAAGTTAGTAAGAAATGCCTTGATGAAGCGGATATCTGTTTCTTACATGCACAGAAGTATCATTCGGCAATGAAATATGTTGCACCAATCAGAAAAAAACTTGGGTTCAGAACGGTGTTTAATATCCTCGGACCGCTGACGAATCCTGCCAATGCGTCAATGCAGCTTATGGGTGTTTTTTCCGAAAAGTTTGTAGAAAGTCTTGCACATGTCCTTTACAATCTTGGTGTAAAAAGAGCTATGGTTGTGTACGGTGAAGACGGCATGGACGAGATTTCAGCATCCGCACCTACAAAGGTATGTGAAGTTATGGATGGAGAATTTAAAAGTTATGAAATTACGCCGGAACAGTTTTCGCTTACACGTTGTACCAAAGAAGAACTTACCGGAGGAACAGGAGAAGAGAATGCCGAAATAAGCAAAGCTGTCCTTAATGGAGAAAAAAGTGGAAGAAGAACCGCTGTTGTCATTAATGCGGGAGCTGCTTTGTATGTTGCAGGAAAAGCAGAGTCAATCAAATCCGGTATAAGACTGGCGGAAGAATTAATAGATAACGGTGCGGCAATGAGAAAACTTGAACAGTTTGTCAAATTAAGCAACGGGGAGGCATAG